One Thermoanaerobaculia bacterium genomic window, CAAGCGCGCCGTCTTCGCCGCCCGTGGCGACATCTTCACCGTGCCAGCCGAGAAGGGCGACATCCGCAACCTGACCCACTCCTCGTCGGCTGCCGACCGCGATCCGTCCTGGTCCCCGGACGGCAAGACCCTCGCCTGGCTGTCGGATGGGTTGGCCGACGCCTCCGGCGAGTACGCGCTGCATTTGGCACCGCAGGACGGCACCGGCGAAACCCGCCGCATCGCTCTCGGCTCCCCGCCGTCGTTCTTCTATGATCCCCTCTGGTCCCCCGACGGCAAGAAGATCGCGCTCTACGACAAGCGGCTGACGCTGTGGATCGTCGACGTCGCGAGCGGCGCCCTCACGAAGGTGGCGAGCGATCTCTACGAAACGCCGTATCGCACGCTCGAGCCGGCCTGGTCGCCCGACAGCCGCTACCTCGCCTACACGCGGCAGCTTCCCTCCCACCTGCACGCGATCTTCATCTACGCGCTCGACTCCCGCGTCTCGAAGCAGGCGACCGACGGCCTCTCGGACGCGCGCTTCCCGGCGTTCGATCGCGGCGGCAAGTACCTCTACTTCACCGCTTCGACCGACTGGGGCCCGGCGGCGACCTGGCTCGACATGTCGAGCGTCGACCATCCGGTGTCGCGCGCCGTCTACGTCGCCGTCCTCGATCGCAAGGAGCCCTCGCCGCTCGCGCCCGAAAGTGACGAGGAGGGTGCCGCGGAGAAGGAGGACGAGTCGCCGGCCCAAGACGACGGGAAACCGGCGGTGAAGAAAGCGGGCGGCGAGGCGGGGAAGGCAGACGAGAGCGAGGCGTCGCCGGCTCCGAAGATCCCCGCGGTGAAGATCGACTTCGACCGCCTCAGCCAGCGGACGCTCGCACTGCCGGTGCCGGTGCGCAATTACAGCGGTCTTCACGCCGGCAAGGCGGGGGAGATCTTCCTGCTCGAGGCACCGGCGGTAGAGGCGATCGACAGCGAAGCCCCCCCGACCGTCAGCGTGCAGAAGTTCGATCTGGCGAAGCGCAAGGTCGAGAAGCTGGCGGACGGAATCGCGAGCTTCGCGCTCTCCGCCGACGGCGAAAAGATGCTGCTCGAAAGCGCGGGGAAGTGGTCGATCGCCGGCACCGCCGGCCCCGTGAAGGCGGACGAAGGGGAGACGAAAGCGCTCGATCTCTCCGCCATGCAGGCCTATGTCGATCCGCGCGCCGAGTGGCGACAGATGTACCACGAGGCCTGGCGGATCCAGCGCGATTTCCTCTACGACCCGCACGCCCACGGCCTCGACCTGGCGGCGGCGGAGAAGAAGTACTCCGTCTACCTCGCGGGCTTGGGCTCGCGCAGCGAGCTCAACTATCTCTTCGAGGAGATGCTCGGCGAGGTCGGAGTCGGGCACATGTTCGTCGGCGGCGGCGACCTGCCGGAGGCGCCGAAGGTTCCGGGCGGGCTCCTCGGCGCCGACTACGAGATCGCCGACGGGCGCTACCGCTTCGCGCGGGTCTTCGACGGCGAGAGCTGGAATCCGAAGCTCCGGGCGCCGCTCACCCAGCCCGGCGTCGATGTCGTCGCCGGCGAGTACCTGATCGCGGTCGATGGCCGCGGCGTCCGGCCGCCGGCCTCCGTCTACGGCTTCCTCGAGAATCGCGCCGGCAAGAGCGTGCGGCTGCGCGTCGCCAGGGACCCGGAGGGCAAGGACGCCCGCGACGTCACCGCGGTGCCGATCGCCGACGAGGAGGGCCTGCGCTATCGCGCCTGGGTGGAGGACAACCGCCGCACCGTCGAGCGCCTGAGCGGCGGCAAGCTCGCCTACGTCCATCTGCCGGACACCGGCTCCGGCGGCTACCTCAACTTCAATCGCTACTTCTTCTCCCAGACCGACAAGCTCGGAATGGTCGTCGACGAGCGCTTCAACCACGGCGGCTTGATCGCCGACTACATCGTCGACTATCTCAATCGGCCGCTGCGCAGCCTCGAGATGGGACGCGAAGGCGCGGACTTCCGCTCGCCCGGCGGCGCCATTCAGGGCCCCAAGGTGATGCTGATCAACGAGATGTCGGGCTCGGGCGGCGACGCATTGCCGTGGTACTTCCGCAAAGCGAACACCGGCAAGCTCGTCGGCACGCGCACCTGGGGGGGCCTCGTCGGCATCTACGACTATCCGGAGCTCCTCGACGGCGGCGGCGTCACCGCGCCCCGCGTGGCGATCTACGGCCTCGACGGCAAGTGGGAGGTCGAGAACCAGGGCATCCCGCCCGACGTCGAGGTCGAGCGCCTGCCGGCCGACTGCCGCGACGGCAACGACCCCCAGCTCGCCAAGGGCGTTGAAATCCTGCTCGACGAACTGGCGAAGAACCCGCCGCCAACCTACCAGCGCCCCCCCTTCCCCAACTACCAGAAGACGCCCTGGGAGTCGGAGGCGAAGCCGTAGGCCTCGGAGATCCGGGAGGCTGCGGGCAAGCTTCTGGCGCAGATTGCCAGTGGAAGCGCGCGGCACGTTTGCGCTTCTAGCGCTGTGGAAACGTGAGCTCGGGCCGCGGGAAGGTGATCACCCGGGTCCAGGCGCGACCTCCCACTTGCCGTATCGGACATCTCTCAAGCTCGCCCCGACGCTTCATCCCCGGCTACGAAGACGATCTCTGGCTCGCGAGTCGAAAGCTCGCCGTGGGCTTACCGCAGCATCTTCTCCAGCGATCGAGGTCGCTGTGCGCCCAGGTGCGGGTCGCCATGCGGATTGCAGTGGGATCGTCTGTGCGGCGTCCCGGCCAACCGCTCGGCCGGGTTGCGTCCGACCGTCCCGGGGGAGTTTGTTAGGCTGTTTGCTTACCCAGTGGAGTCCACCGATGAGAGTTCCCGGAGTCGCGTTACTTCTGATTCTCTGCGCGCTTGCGCCGTCCGCCGCTTCGCACGGCGCTTCGGGGAGGAAGGCTGCGACTCCGGCGCCGGCCGGCGTCGATCCGCTCACTCCCGCTGGAGTCTTCAGCCTGGTCGCGGTAGCGCCTGGAGCAGTGAACCACGCCAACGCCGCGACCGTCGTCCACTGCACCAATCTCGGCGTCGCGCTTGCCGCGCTGGCGATCGAGTTCGACAACTTCGACGGCTCGCCGGCGTGCACGCTCTTCTCGCCTCCCGTGCTTGCGAACGAAACCTGGACCGCATCGACTCGGGCCACCGCCGTCTTCACCGAGAATGCGGTCTGCGATGGCGGCACGCCCGCGATCAACCAGGGCGTGGTGCGCGTCCTGCTCGACCCGGCGCAGGAGATGGATGTGGTCTGTTCGATCCAGGTGGTCGACCCCGTCGCCGCTTCGCCGGTCTATGCGAGCGCGTTGGAGGTTCATCCGCGATGAGCCCGGACTCGGGGACTTCGGCCAGGCAGCATCAAGCCCCCTCCCGGATCGCCGGCCGCGCCGTTGCCGCGGGCGCCGCGCTCGTGGTGCTGGGATTGGCGGCTCTCTTCGCGGCGGAAGAACCGGCGCGGGTCCCGGAAGGCCTCGTGCGGATCTTCGCCGCTTCCGGGGCGCTGGACGCTCCGGATCGAGCGACTGTCGTTTTCTGCACCAACTTTGGCACCGCAGCGGCTCCGGCCGCCGTCGTCTTCTTCCAGTCCGACGGGACGGCCGCCTGCACGCTCTCGGGGACCATCCCGGTCGGCGTGACCGGAGTTCTCGCAACTCGCGCCACGGCGGCGCTCTCGGAGACGGGCACCTGTCTCTCTCCGCCCGAGATCACGCAAGGCAGCGTTCAGGCCTTCGCCGACCAGTCGGCGGCAGGTGTCATCTGCAGTGCGCAGGTCGTGGACGCCACGAACGCTGCGCCGGCGTTCGTCCTGGCCTTGCGGACGGAGGCGCGATGATCAGACCGAGGGCGGTTCGGCCAGCAGCGATGGTTCTGGCATGCGTCGCGATCGCAGGGTCGAGTGGAGCCGGCGCAGCGGCGCTCTCTGAGACTGGGAGCCTGGGTGGTCCAGGCACGGTGATCCTCTACCACCTCACGGGCGTGATCGATGTCGGCGACGTGGCGACCACCGTGCATTGCACCAACCTCGAGGCCGTCGCCGCTGTCGACCTGCGGCTGGTGGTCCTCGACCAAGCGGGAGCGGTGTCGTGCAATACGACGCCGGCCGACCTCGCCGCGGGTCGTACCTGGACCATGTCGACCACCTCGACCGCGGTCTTTGTCGAGGACGCGAACTGCGGCCCGACGGGTGGAAGCGTGAGCGGGTCGGCACGAATCGTCGCCGAGAACAGCGGCGCGCTCGACATCCTCTGCACGGCTCAGCTCGTCGACGGAACGCAGAACCCGCCACGGTTTCTCGAGAAGCTCGAGCTCTACGATGGCCAGGCCAGGCCGGTCGGCGCCCAGGGGATCTTCCGGGACGGTTTTGAGAGCTCGACGACAGCGCGATGGAGCGCCCAGTTTCCGCCGTAGCGCTCGGGGTTGCACTGTTCGGGACTCGTGGAAGTCCCGGGCGGGCTCTGGAAGACCACAGTCGGGTGTCGCACCCTGCAAGCGCTGACCAAGGGCTTCCTGGAAACCCCTACCTCACCGCTGAGAACCGCTGCACGAGCCGGAAGGGCTTCCGGCACGGTGGAGAAAAGGGGAAGAGGAGCCCCTGATGCCCGACGCGCTCGAGATCCTGCTCGAAGAGCTGGCGAGGCCCGCGGAACGCTTGCGCTGCTAGCGCCGAAGAAACGTGAGCTCGGGCCGTGGGAAGGAGATCACCCGGGTCAAGGACTGATCTCCCACCACTTCCCCCATCGGACCTTTCTCGAGCACCGCCCACCGCTTCTTCCCCGCCACGAAAACGATCTCCGCCGCGCGGGTCGGCAGCTCGATCGCCTCTCCCAGGACATCGGCGATCGGATCGACGGGATAGACCAGCCATTGGTTGCCGCCGTCGGCGCGCGGCTGGTGGGCGAGGAGAAGCAGCCAGCGGTCTTCGAGACAGAAGAGCCCTTCCGCGATCCGCGCGACAGCCTTGGCCGCCTCCCGCTCGGGCACGGACGGGCCGCAATGCAACATCGGCAGCGCCGGGCGCTGACGAAAGATCTCCGGGAAACTCCTCAGGCTGCCAGGCGAGTCCCCGAACCGTTCGATCTCCAGGCGCGACTTCATGCGCAGCAGATAGACCTCGTCACCGCAGGCGGCGACCTTGGAGGGGTAGGAACGGAAGGCGGCCGATTCATCGCTGTCGGCCTCGATCGAGCCCAGATTCTCCAGCTGTCCTGGACTCCGGTAGGAAACAGCGAACATGCCGGTCCTGGACCAAGTCAGGTCGTGCGACTGCACTTCTCCGACGCCGACGAACTTCGTCGACCCGGCGTCGAAGCTGTTGAAGGACAGTTCCCTGTACTCTGCGGACGACGGATCCTCCCATTCAAGAGGCATCGCCTCGACCGGCGCGAAGCGGCTGTCCATCCAAACCCAGCGAGTGAGGCGCGAGCCGACGAGGTATCGATTCCCCACGACGAACGGATAAGCCGGCCTCGGGAAGTCGAGGGGGCCCTGCCCGGGCCTGGCCAGGCGGCGAACGATCCTGCCTTTTCGGTCGAAGACGAAGACCTCTCCGGCGACGGGGTCGGCAGCCACCAGGTGTCGCTCCCGCAGATCCCATGTCGCCTGCGCGACCCAGACCGGACCGGCCTCCATCGCCGCGCTCCGCACCTTGGAGGGATCGATGCCCCTCGCCGGCGTGGCCACGGACGCGCAACCCGACGCACCCAGGACGAGCGCCGCAGCCAGTAGGGCCGCAGCGAGGCGGCACTTCGGTTGGGCCCCCTCCTGCAGCCACACTTTCCTTTCGCGCTTCGCCACCGAAAAAACGTAGCACAGGCCGGAAGGGCTTCCGGCACGGGGACGAAAAGGGGGAAGATGGGGGTCCGATGCCTGACGTGCTCAAGGTCGTTCTCGCGCTGCTGCCGGCGGTGGGGTTGTTCTTCGTCATCCGGACGGTCGTCGGGCGGCGGATCGCTCAGGCGGTGACGCTCGCCAAGGCCGAGGCGGCGGCGGCGCGGGCAGGGATCGAGGAGCGGCTGCGGGGGCGGGAGGAGCAGGTCGGGGAGCTGCGTGCGACGCTCGCGGCGAAGGAGCGGCGGGAGTCGGAGCTCGAGACCGAAAGCTCGGGGCTCAGGGCGCAGGTCGCCGCCTACGACGAGAAGGTGAAGGCCTTCGAGACCGCCGAGAGCCGGCTCACCGATGCCTTTCAGAATCTCGCTTCGCACGCCCTGACCCGCAACAACCAGCAGTTCCTGGCGCTCGCCAAGGAGAACCTCGAGCGCCTGCAGAGCGAGGCCAAGGGCGACCTCGACCAGCGCCAGCAGGCGATCGCGGCACTCCTCGCGCCGATGAAGGTGTCGCTTGAAAAGGTCGACGCCGAGGTCCGGCGGATCGAAGGGACGCGCGAACAGGCTTACGGCATGCTGACTGAGCAGGTGCGCTCACTGCTCTCGACCCAGGAGAAGCTGCAGACCGAGACCGGCCGGCTGGTGAGCGCGCTGCGCCGCCCCGAGGTGCGCGGCAGTTGGGGCGAGATCCAGCTCAAACGGACGGTCGAGTTCGCCGGCTTGGTCGACTACGTCGACTTCCAGACCCAGGAGACGGTCGACGGTGACGAGGGAAAGCTCCGGCCCGACCTGGTCGTCAAGCTCCCGGGCGGCAAGCAGGTGGTCGTTGATTCAAAGGCGCCGCTCGATGCCTATCTCGCCGCGATCGAGGCGCCGTCCGAGGAGGCGCGAGCCGCGGCGCTCACCCGCCACGCTGCGCAGGTCCGCGGCCACCTCCGCAAGCTCGCCGCCAAGAGCTACTGGGATCAGTTCGACAACGCTCCCGAGTTCGTCGTCCTCTTTCTCCCCAGCGAGGCGATCTACGCCGCGGCCCTCGAGCACGACCCGCAGCTCATCGAGGAGGGTTTCCAGCAGAGCGTTCTGATCGTGACACCCGCCACCCTCGTCGCGCTGCTCAAGACCATCTACTACGGCTGGCGGCAAGAGGCGTTGGCGGCGAACGCGCGGGAGATCAGCAACGCCGCCGGTCTCCTCTACGACCGCCTCAGAGTGTTCTCCGGGCATCTCGCGGGCGTCGGCAAGGGGCTCAACTCGGCGCTCGGTAAGTACAACGACGCCGTCGCCTCCTTCGATACCCGCGTTCTGCCCCAGGGCAGGAAGCTCGAAGAGCTCGGCGCGACGACCGGCGAGACTCTGACCCCGCCGCCACCTCTCGAGATGGCTCCGCGGCCGCTCGCGGCGGCTCCGGGAAGTCCGAGCGACACGGACGCCTGAGCCCCGGGCGCGCGTGCGAGCCCTCCTCACTCCGCTCACTCTGCTGCCGCTGGGGCTCCTCCTCGGAGCTGCAGCGGGCGGGACCGGTGGGCGACCCGAGACGCCGTCGCGCGACGCTCAGGCTCTCCTCGAGCCGATCTGGAAGAAGGTCTCACCGAAACTGCCGACGGCGCCGCCACCGTTTCTATGGCAGCGCCGGCTGACGCCGCCCTTGCCGCTCACCTGGCCACCCGACAGCCGGACCGCCTGGGTGCGATACGCCTTCGCCCACGGCTTCGACGCGCGCCTTTCGGACGGAGTCCGGGTCGCCGCTCCGTACGCTCGTGTCCGTCTGGATCGTCGCGGGGATCCGGTCGCAGCCGAACCGCTGCCACCGCCGCGCGGCGGTCTCGAGCTGGGCGTGCAGGGTGTTCAGCCGACGAATCCGCCGTCGGGGGGG contains:
- a CDS encoding PDZ domain-containing protein — encoded protein: KRAVFAARGDIFTVPAEKGDIRNLTHSSSAADRDPSWSPDGKTLAWLSDGLADASGEYALHLAPQDGTGETRRIALGSPPSFFYDPLWSPDGKKIALYDKRLTLWIVDVASGALTKVASDLYETPYRTLEPAWSPDSRYLAYTRQLPSHLHAIFIYALDSRVSKQATDGLSDARFPAFDRGGKYLYFTASTDWGPAATWLDMSSVDHPVSRAVYVAVLDRKEPSPLAPESDEEGAAEKEDESPAQDDGKPAVKKAGGEAGKADESEASPAPKIPAVKIDFDRLSQRTLALPVPVRNYSGLHAGKAGEIFLLEAPAVEAIDSEAPPTVSVQKFDLAKRKVEKLADGIASFALSADGEKMLLESAGKWSIAGTAGPVKADEGETKALDLSAMQAYVDPRAEWRQMYHEAWRIQRDFLYDPHAHGLDLAAAEKKYSVYLAGLGSRSELNYLFEEMLGEVGVGHMFVGGGDLPEAPKVPGGLLGADYEIADGRYRFARVFDGESWNPKLRAPLTQPGVDVVAGEYLIAVDGRGVRPPASVYGFLENRAGKSVRLRVARDPEGKDARDVTAVPIADEEGLRYRAWVEDNRRTVERLSGGKLAYVHLPDTGSGGYLNFNRYFFSQTDKLGMVVDERFNHGGLIADYIVDYLNRPLRSLEMGREGADFRSPGGAIQGPKVMLINEMSGSGGDALPWYFRKANTGKLVGTRTWGGLVGIYDYPELLDGGGVTAPRVAIYGLDGKWEVENQGIPPDVEVERLPADCRDGNDPQLAKGVEILLDELAKNPPPTYQRPPFPNYQKTPWESEAKP
- the rmuC gene encoding DNA recombination protein RmuC — protein: MPDVLKVVLALLPAVGLFFVIRTVVGRRIAQAVTLAKAEAAAARAGIEERLRGREEQVGELRATLAAKERRESELETESSGLRAQVAAYDEKVKAFETAESRLTDAFQNLASHALTRNNQQFLALAKENLERLQSEAKGDLDQRQQAIAALLAPMKVSLEKVDAEVRRIEGTREQAYGMLTEQVRSLLSTQEKLQTETGRLVSALRRPEVRGSWGEIQLKRTVEFAGLVDYVDFQTQETVDGDEGKLRPDLVVKLPGGKQVVVDSKAPLDAYLAAIEAPSEEARAAALTRHAAQVRGHLRKLAAKSYWDQFDNAPEFVVLFLPSEAIYAAALEHDPQLIEEGFQQSVLIVTPATLVALLKTIYYGWRQEALAANAREISNAAGLLYDRLRVFSGHLAGVGKGLNSALGKYNDAVASFDTRVLPQGRKLEELGATTGETLTPPPPLEMAPRPLAAAPGSPSDTDA